The Rhizobiaceae bacterium genome contains the following window.
GTTCGGCTATATGGAGCAGCCGAACATTCCCAAGGCGCTGGCGATCTGCCGCAAGCAGGGCTGGAAGTTCGACATCATGACGACCTCCTTCTTCCTGTCGCGTCGCGCGCTCAAGGCGTCGGCCAATTCCGGGATGCCGTTGTGGCAGGACAAGTTGTTCATCGGCCTTGCGCGCACCGCTGCCGACGCGACCGAGTACTTCCAGATTCCAACAGGGCGTGTGGTCGAGGTCGGAACGCAGGTGACGATCTGACATGCCGGGCTCGTTGGTGCTGGTCACTGGCGGCTCCGGCTTCATCGGCGTCCACTGCATCGCGAAGCTGCTCGAAGCGGGCTATCGGGTTCGCGCCACGGTTCGCTCGGCGAAGCGCGAGCCCGAAATCCGCGCGATGCTGGCAAGGGCAGGCATTGATGCGGGCAATCGCCTTGAGACAGTGCTCGCCGACCTGATGAGCGATGTCGGCTGGCGAGAAGCCGTATCGGGCTGCACCTACGTCCTGCACATCGCCTCGCCGCTTCCGCATGCCCAACCGGCGAACCCGGACGAACTCATCGTCCCGGCCCGCGAGGGCACGCTTCGCGTCCTCAGGGCCGCGCGCGACGCACATGTGCGGCGCGTCGTGCTCACCTCGTCTTTCGCGGCCATCGGCTACGGGCATGCGCCCCGATCACAACCCTACACGGAGGAGGATTGGACCGACGAGACCGCCGTCGCCACGCCTTACATAAAGTCAAAGACCATTGCCGAACGCGCCGCCTGGGCGTTCGTCCACGAGGAAGGAAACGGGCTGGAGCTTGCCGTTGTCAATCCCGTCGTGGTGCTCGGCCCCGTGCTCGGGGCAGATTATTCAGCGTCCATCGCCTTGATAGGTTCGATGCTGGAAGGCAGGGTTCCGTTCCTGCCCCGCCTCATGCTCGGCATCGTGGATGTGCGCGATGTTGCGGACCTTCATCTTGCTGCGATGACCGCACCGCAGGCCGCAGGTGAACGTTTCTTAGCTGTGGCGGACGGCTTCATGTCCATGCGCGACATTGCCGGGGTGCTGAAAGCGGGGCTGGGCAGTGCGGCATCGCGCGTGTCCACCCGCGTCCTGCCGGATTGGGTGGTGCGGGTGGCGGCCTTGTTCAGCGCTTCGGCGAGGCTCGCCGCGGGGCCGGAACTTGGGCGCATCAGGAATGCAAGCAGCGCGAAGGCGCAAGATGTGCTTGGCTGGAAGCCGCGCCCGCGCGAGGAGGCGATCCTGTCATCGGCGCGCAGCCTCCTCGACCTCGGACTGGTGAAGGGCGGCAGCCAAAAACCTGTTGCAAAGCCCGTCGAGCGAGACTAGAACGCCGAACCGTAACGTACGGTACGGCGTTTGGTCCGACATGCGAACTTCAACATGAGCCAACTTGCCCGAGAGATCGGTGCGCCGGAGCGCACAGCCGATCCGCTCACGGAGCGGCAGGAAGCGGTTCTTGACGCCGTGCTCGCGCTGATGGTGGAGCAGGGCGGAAGCCTCACCATGACGGATATTGCGCGGCGTGCCTCGTGCTCCAAGGAAACGCTGTACAAATGGTTCGGTGACCGCGACGGCATCCTGACGGCGACCGTTCGCTGGCAGGCGTCGAAGGTGCGGGCGGGCAATTATGACGCGCAGAAGCTCGACGCCCGGGCATTGCGCGAGAGCCTTGAAAACTTCGCGCGCAACTGGCTCGCCGTGATTTCATCCAGTACCTCGGTCGCCCTGAACCGCATCGCCATCGGCGAGGCGGCGTCCCACAGGAGCGATCTCGGCCGCATCGTGCTCGCCAATGGCAGGCTGGCGATCGGAGAGCGCCTCAAGCCGCTCCTGGAAGCGGCGCGCACGGCGGGGCTGCTCAGCTTTGACGACGCGGAATCCACGTTCCGAACGTTTTTCGGGCTGGTCGGTCGCGACGTGCAGATCAGGCTGCTGCTGGGCGACGCCCTGAAATATTCCGCGCCTGAGATCGCGGCGGATGCACGCCGCGCGACGGACCAGTTTCTCACCCTTTTCGGACCGCCCGGGACGGCCGGAGAAAATTCCAACAACCCGCACATCAATACCTAGGAAGGAAACGAGCATGCGCGTTTATTATGATCGGGATGCCGATCTCAATCTCATCAAGGGCAAGAAGGTCGCCATCATCGGCTATGGGTCGCAGGGTCGCGCCCATGCGCTCAACCTCAAGGATTCCGGCGTCAAGGAAATCGCCATCGGCCTCAAGCCCGGCTCGGCCACCGCGAAGAAGGTCGAGGCAGACGGCCTCAAGGTGCTCAGCGTGGCCGAGGCCGCGAAATGGGCCGACCTGATGATGATGGCGACGCCGGACGAATTGCAGGCCGACATCTACAAGAACGAGATTGCGCCGAACATTCGCGACGGTGCTGCCATTGCGTTCGCCCATGGCCTCAACGTTCATTTCGGCCTCATCGAGCCGAAGGTGTCCGTCGATGTGCTGATGGTGGCTCCGAAGGGTCCGGGCCACACCGTGCGCGGCGAATATGAGAAGGGCGGCGGCGTGCCGTGCCTCGTCGCCGTCCATCAGGACGCGTCGGGCAATGCGCTTGACCTCGGCCTTTCCTATGCCTGCGGCGTGGGCGGGGGACGCTCGGGCGTCATCGAGACCTCCTTCAAGGAAGAATGCGAGACGGATTTGTTCGGCGAGCAGGTCGTGCTCTGCGGCGGACTGGTCGAGTTGATCCGCGCGGGGTTCGAGACGCTGGTCGAGGCCGGTTATGCGCCGGAGATGGCCTATTTCGAGTGCCTCCACGAAGTGAAGCTGATCGTCGACCTGATCTATGAAGGCGGCATCGCCAACATGAATTATTCGATCTCGAACACGGCGGAATGGGGCGAATATGTTACCGGCCCGCGCATCATCACGCCGGAGACCAAAGCCGAGATGAAGCGCGTGTTGAAGGACATCCAGACCGGAAAGTTCACCTCCGAATGGATGCAGGAATATCGTTCCGGCCTCGCGCGCTTCAAGGGCATTCGCCGCATGAACGACAGCCACCAGATCGAGCAGGTCGGCGAAAAGCTGCGCGGCATGATGCCGTGGATTTCCAAGAACAAGCTCGTCGACAAGGCGAAGAACTAGATTTTATGGAGGATGGCACGGCATCCGCCCGTGCCATCCTGTTGCATTGCAACACACCTGTCCCACACCTGTGGGCTACTGCTTTCGAATGATCTGTGAATTCACGCAAAAGTTGTTCCGTTTCGGGACGATTTCAACTGGCACGGAAATCGCATATCATGTTATGTGGCGGCAAAGAGACTGAGACGAGGACTTATGAACGTGATTGCGGAGAAATCCATCGGGCTTGATGGGGTGGTGTTTCGGGAGCGCAGGGACGGGCGTCGGCAGAAAGTGCTGAAGCATGGGGTTATCAGCTTCGACCGGAACAGGCATGTCTTCGAATGCGTCGTAAGGAATGAGAGCGAAACTGGGGCGACGCTCTTCCTCAATCAGGCTGATGAGTTGCCGGAAGAATTCGACATCTTGATTCTTCCAAGCAGCAGGAAGTGCCTTGCACGTATTCGTTGGAGATCCGGGGAACGGGTGGGCGTCTCCTTCGAATAAAAGAAAAACCGGCGCTTCGGCGCCGGTTTTGCTTTCAGCCGTCGGGTGACTGGCATTGCCTGCGTGGACCGGAGAACGGCTGCCAGCTGTTGTCCGATTCCCTGTATGACCGATAGCGCGCATAGCACCAGTCGATATGCTTCTGCGGCAGCCCTGTCGCCCGGTAGGTCGGGTCGGGCGGCCTTATCTCGCGCACAAGCGGCTTGTCCTCCTGCATCTTCGGCACGCGATAATCCATTTCCGGCTGTTGCAGCTTGACAGGCGGGGGGAAGGGCGACTGCCGGAACATTTCGCGGCCGGGCAGTTGCGGCGGACGAGTTCCCTGAAGATATGGCTGCCGGATCGGGCCTATGGTCAGGCAGCGCGGGCCCGTGCAATCGAGCTGGACCTCAATGACAAGATCGCTCGCATTGGGCCGGGCGAACGGAATCGCTCCCGCTGCCTGCGTCGTTGCAAGTATCAAGCCCGCCACCAGCCATTGTCCAGGTATCATGCAAAATCTCCAGCTCGCCCTAATTTGGGGAGGCGTGAGGCATCCGTCAATTTTAACCGGGGTCAATGGCTTGAGTTTCGCGAGGCTTGCAGGCAAAGCTCCCACCATGTCGTTGCGCATCGCCACCTTCAACGTCGAGAATCTCATGCGCCGGTTCGACTATTCCGGCTATCGCAACCAGCTCAACCAGGACCGGGTGCTGGCCCTCTACGAGATCAAGGACGAACAGGAATACCGCATCCTCGAACAGGCGCGGGAGCTTGCGGGCGCCGACGACACGCGCCAGCAGACGGCGCTCGCCATCGTCGCGACGCGCGCCGACATTATCTGCATGCAGGAAGTCGACAATATCGAGGCTCTGAACGCTTTCGAATATGGATATCTGTTCAAGATGGTCGGGCAGGGCTATCGCCAGAAATACACGACCGCCGGCAATGACAGCCGTGGCATCGATGTCGGCATCATGATGCGCGAGGAGACGGCGGACGGGCAACCGATCGAATTTGTGCGCATGACCAGCCACGCGCACCACACATTCGAGGAGTTCGGCCTGTTCACGCCCGCGCTCGCGGAGCTTGGCGAGAAGCCCTATGAGCGGATTTTCCGGCGCGACTGCCTTGAGATTGACGTCAGGATCGAGGGCAGGCCGCTTACTATCTATGTCGTGCACCTGAAATCGATGGGCAGCCCGCGGAACGGGCTTTCGGGGCGCGAGGCCACAATGCCGCTGCGCATTGCCGAGGCGCAGGCCATACGCCGCATCATCGAGGACCGCTTTGGCAGGGACCATACGGCGAAAAAGCGCTGGGTGATCTGCGGTGACTTCAATGACTATGCCGAGCGGATTGTCATCAATGGCGATCAGTTCAATGGCTATGAATTCGATCCGGTCGAGGAAACCCAATCTTCGCTCGACGTGCTGCTGGCGGATGGGTTTGCGGAAAGCCTTGTCGGGCGTCGTCCCGAACTCGACCGCTGGACGCTCTATCACAATCGTGGGCCGCAGGAGCGGCACCTGTGCCAGCTCGACTACATCCTGGTCTCGCCGCTGCTCGCGCAGCAAAATTCCAATGCCGTGCCCGAGATTATCCGCAACGGCCAGCCGTTCCGCACGCCGTTTCCGCCGGGGCAGGAGGTCGAGCGCTATCCACGGATCGGCTGGGATCGCCCCAAGGCGTCGGATCACTGTCCGGTGGTCGTCACGCTGGACATTCTGGCATGAGTTTCGTGCTGCCGCGCGGGCAGGTGCTTCCAGTGCATGAGATCGACATGCGCTTGCTGGACACGCCGCATCCCTACGAAGCCGCCTATGCGGACCGGATTGCCGAAAACTGGAAGCTGGACCATGCGGCAAATCCGCATCTCTTCAACGGTATCATTGTCATGCCCTCGGCATTCCGGCTGTCGGGAACGCGGCTTACGGGCGAATGCAATGCGGTGAACTACGCGACCTTGCTTTACTGGCGCAAGAACAAGGGGCCGAACGGGCTGGAGCACGGCTTTGCGTTCCCCGCGCTCGTGTCGCGCGACAATGCGCTGGTGGCGATCAGGATGGGCAAGCACACGGCAAATCCGGGGCGTATCTATTTCCCCGCCGGTTCGTTCGAGCCCGGTGACTTCGTGGGCGGGCAGGTTGATGTGCACGGCAATATGTGCCGCGAGGTCGTTGAGGAAACGGGGCTCGACATCAGTTCCGCGCCGTTCGATCCGCACTATCATATTTTCTCGCAGAACTATGCGACTGTGCTCTTTCGCCGCTATTGGCTGGATGAGGATGCTGAGACTCTTGCCCGTCGCATCGAGGGGTTCGTGGCGGCTGAAGCCGAGCCCGAAATCGAGGGCCCCGTGGTGATCCGCAAAGGCGACAATCCCGAAAATATGTCGCCCCACATGGCGGCAATCGTTCGCTGGCATTTCGGGAGGGAGTGAGGGGCCAAGGCTCTGCTACTCATGCCTCAGTGCATCGATCGGATCGAGGCGCGCGCCGCGCAGTGCGGGGAAAAATCCGAACACCATGCCGATAAGCGCCGAGAAGCCGACGGCTAGCAAGATGATCGTGGCGCTTGGCACGAAAGGCACGCCCATGGCCCATGCGGCGGCGTAGGCGAGCCCAAGCCCGAGCGCGATGCCGAGTGACCCGCCGATCAACGACAGAACGGTTGCCTCAACCAGAAACTGCACGAGAATGTGCCGCTCATGCGCGCCGATCGCGAGCCGGATGCCGATTTCGCGCGTGCGCTCGGTCACGGAAACGAGCATGATGTTCATGATGCCGATGCCGCCGACGAGCAGGCTCACCCCGGCGACCGCGCCGAGCATGCCGGTCATGACCGTCGTGGTCGAAGCCATGGTTTCGGCAATCTGCGTCATGTCCCTGATGTTGAAGTCGTTGTCGCGATCCGCGGGAACACGGCGCACGTCGCGCAAAATGCCCTCGACATTGTCCTGAAGGTCCGACATTGAAGCGCCTTCCTCCGCCGCGACGTATATTGAGTCGATATCGCGGTTGCCTGCGATCCGCCTCTGGAATGTGGCGATGGGCATGATCACCACATTGTCCTGATCCTGTCCGAAACCCGTCGTTCCCTTGGCCTCGAGCAGGCCGATCACCTTGCAACTCATTTTGTTGACGCGAATGGCGGCGCCATCGGGATCGCCCGCCCCGAAAAACTGCTTGCGCACCGTTTCCCCGATCAGGCACACGCCCGCGCCGCCGCGCCCTTCCTGCTCGGTGAAGGGGCGTCCGCTCGCCACGCGCCAGTCGCGGGCAACGAAATAGTCAGGGTCCGCGCCCGTCACACCGACGGTCAGGCTTTCGGTTCCGTAGATCACGCGAACCTGCTTCTGGGCAGCTCCGGAAATGGCGCGTGCGCCTTCGAGATGGCTGCGCAGCGCCTCGACCTCTCGTTCGGACAGTTCTCGTGGCGCCTGTTCGGGCCGCGCGCCGGGCGTCGGCGCCCGACCTGCATAGACGATCAGCAAGTTGGAGCCAAGCTTGGCGATGTCGGCCCGCACCTTTTCGGTTGTGCCCGAGCCGATGGTAATCATGGCGATCACGGCCGCGACGCCGATGACGATGCCGAGCAGCGTCAGGATCGAGCGCAGCACATTGCGGCGGATCGAGCGCAAGGCGAGCCGGATGGTTTCCCAAAGCATCAGGCCGCCTCCGCCTGTGCGCGATCCGAAGCGATATGGCCGTCCAGGAAGCGGATGGTGCGGTCCGCATATTCGGCAATGTCGGCTTCATGCGTGACCATGGCGATGGTCAGCCCGTGTTCCCGGTTGAAGTCCGTCAGCAGTTTCATGACCTCATGGCTGCGCTGCGTGTCGAGATTTCCGGTCGGCTCGTCAGCGACGAGCAGCGTCGGATTGGTCACGATTGCGCGCGCGATCGCCACGCGCTGCTGTTGGCCGCCGGAGAGTTCGGCGGGCGTGTGGTCCGCGCGGTTGGCGAGGCCGACCTGGTCCAGCGCTTCCAGCGCCATGCGGCGGCGAACGGCGGAAGAGATGCCGCGATAGACGAGAGGCAATTCGACATTCTCGACCGCTGTGGTGCGAGCGAGCAGATTGTAACCCTGGAAGACGAACCCGATATGCAGGTTGCGCAGGATCGCGCGCCGACGCCGGTCCAGATTTCCCGCATCGACGCCGAGAAAATCATATCGTCCGCGTGTCGGCGTATCGAGGCAGCCGATGATGTTCATGGCGGTGGATTTGCCGGAGCCGGACGGGCCCATGATCGCAACGAACTCGCCGCGCTCGACGGCAAGGTCGACGCCCGCAAGCGCGTGAACCTGCGCTTCTCCCTCGCCATAGGTCTTCCAGACCTTGTCGAAACGGATCAGCGCCTCGCTCATTGACCTGTCCGCTGCGTATTCGTGGCGATTGCGGTGATGACCGGATCGCCCGCCGAAAGGCCGGATACGATCTCCGTGCGCTCGGCATCGGTTGCTCCCGGCGTCACATAGACCAGTTGCGGCTGCCCGTCCTTGAGGATGTAGAGCGGGCGCGAGCCATCAGTGCGTTGCGGGCGTGTATCGCGGGACCGACGCGACAGCGGAGGCCGGAAAAGCTGCTCCAGGCTCCAACCCCGGCTTTCCTCCACAACGGGCGGACGGAAACGGAACGCCGCACTTGGCACCGTCAGCACATTGTCGGCCTCGCGCGTCACGATTTCCACTGTTGCCGTCATTCCGGGACGCAGCAGAAGCTCTTCATTGTCCACCTCGAGGCGCGCATCATAAGTGACGACGCCGTCGGTGGTCACGGATGCATAGGCGATGTCGCGAATGTCCGCGTCGAATGTGCGGCCCGGAAAGGCATCGACCGAAAAGCGCGCCTTCTGGCCGGCGCGCACGCCGCCGATGTCGGCCTCATCGACCGCCGCGTTCAGTTCCATCTTGCGCAGGTCGGCTGCGATGACGAACAGAACGGGCGCCTGCAACGAGGACGCAACGGTCTGGCCGGGATCGACGGAGCGCGTCAGTACGATGCCGTCGATGGGCGCATAGATCGTGCTCTTCTGCAGATCGGCTTCCTGAAGCTTCAGTTCCGCCGCAGCAATCGCGGCATTGGCTTCGGCAGCGTCGAGCGCGGCCTGCGCACGGTCGCGCGCAGCCGTCGCCGCTTCCAGCGCCTGCTCGGTTGCCATGCCGCGATTTGTAAGCTGTGCGGCACGCACCTGCGCGGCATTGGTTTCCGTCAGCGTCGTGTGCGCATCGGCCACCTTCGCGTCGGCGGCCTTGACCGAAGCCTTGGCGCGATCGATCTCGGCCAGAAGCCGCGTGGTGTCGAGTTCGGCCAGCACGTCGCCCTGCTTCACATACTGGTTCTCGTCGACCGCCACGGAGCGCACGATGCCGGAAAGCTCGCTGGAAATATCGACCTGTGTGAGCGGCTGGAGCGTGCCGGTCGCCGTGACCTCGACCGTGAGCCTGCCCGTCTCGGCAGGCGCGGTCACGAAGGTAACCGTGTTGCTCGTGCTGGCGCTGCGCATGTAGTAGGCGACCGCGCCTCCGAGCAGGGCAAGCACTATCAAAACATAGAGCCAGAACCGCCACCGGCGTGACCGTCCCTTGCGGTCAAGCCCGAGTTCGGCTTCGATCGACCCTGCCGTGATCGGCGCGGTGTCCGTCGTGCTCAAGCGTTGATCCATATCATTTTCCTGCGCCGCTTCCGGCTATAGAGATCAGTGTGAAGTGGCTGAATTACAACTTAAATCTTTGCAATGTACATGAACTGAAGGTGAACGACGCGATGGGTGAATACAGATACCAGGTGCTCGACGTTTTTACGGATGCGGCGCTGGCGGGAAATCCGCTCGCGGTCGTGCTCGGCGCCGAAAGCCTCGACACGACGGCGATGCAGCGCATTGCGCGCGAATTCAACCTCTCGGAAACTGCCTTCGTCTTGCCGCCCGACAACAAGGCGCATCGTGCGCGCATACGCATTTTCACGCCCGACTACGAAATGCCTTTCGCCGGTCACCCGACAGTCGGCAGCGCGGTCGCGCTGGCCGCGCTTGATGGCATCGACACCGGCATATTCGTTCTGGAGGAAAACATGGGCGACCTGCGCTGCGCGGTGTCGAGGGAAGGAGGAGCGTATTTCGCGGAGTTCGACCTGCCGGCCTTGCCGGAACAGGTCAAATTCGCGGCCGAGCCCGCGATGATTGCCGCCGCACTCGGACTCGATCCGCAGGACGTGGGTTTCGAAAATCATCGTGTTTCTGCGTGGACAGCGGGCGTGCCTTACGTGGCCGTACCGGTGCGCAACCTTGCGGTCGCGGCGCAGGCAAGGCTCGATAACGACGCCTGGATGCGGATTGCGCCGACAAAGGCGGTCGACAAGGTGGCCTCGCCCTATGTGTATACGCGCGAAACCGTTGGGCACGACATCTCCTATCATGCGCGCATGTTCGTGCCGGGCAATCCGACCTATGAGGATCCGGCGACGGGCTCGGCTGCCGCTGCCTTTTCGGGCGCTGTGGTGCATTTTGACAAGCCAATGGACGGCTTTTCCCAATTGTGGATCGAGCAGGGCATCGAAATGGGCCGGCCTTCGCGCATTCGTCTGGAGATCGAGACGCGGCAGGGGCTCTTGCAGGCGGCGCGCATCGGCGGAAATGCGGTGAAGCTGATCGAGGGAAAGCTCAGCATCTAGCCATATCCGAAATTTCCACGATGCGGGCTGGACAGTGCGGGTTTGCCCGGCTATATGCCCGCCATTCCCGGTTTTTCCGGCCCGTGGGTGTGTAGCTCAGTTGGTAGAGCAGCTGACTCTTAATCAGCGGGTCCACAGTTCGATCCTGTGCACACCCACCATTCTTTCTCGAAGCAGCGTCAAAAGGTTAGCAATTTCCATGGCTTCCGTCAATGCGGACTGCTATGGGAAAGTGCTACGGACATGGCTGGCAGGCGAAGGATGGTGCGAGGGCTTCATAAGCGCAAAGGGACGGACTTCTGGCAGGGCCGATTCCGAATACCTGAGGCGTTATGGCGACAACGGGATAGACTGAAGGCGCTTGGCGTAAAGGATATACCTAAAGCGCAAGAGCATTCGCGCTCTACCGGCAATCTGGACCGGGAGCAGGCAGGAGACGCTTATCTAAAGGCGCTTGTGGTTTGGAATGCCAAGATGGCAGGCTGGCAGGTGCTTCTAGAATCTGGCCCTCAGGCTCTTTCTACCAAGCAGCGAATGGCAATCGCCGCTGACCACGCCAAAGCTTTTCTTGCCAACCATGAGGATGAGCCATTTGAGGCTCCTCCTGCGCCTGCCCTCCCGAAGCTTCCTGAGGCCGGTGACACGGCGTGGGCCAATCTGCTCAAGCAGTTGGCTCCTGACGCTCTGGAGGCGCTCAAGGTGGACGTGCGGGAGTTTCTTAGGGCCAACTATGGGCGGCGTTCCAAGCTAGCCTTTCGGCTGCTCGACAAGCATCCGGCGTTACGCGGTGTGGTTGGGGCTGATCTAGCGGCTGGGCTTGAGGCCCTGCACGGCGCGGACACGGATGCGGCGCTCAAAGCTCTTGGCCTTCATGTCGATGCCGTAACGCGGCGGCTGGTTAATCTGGAGATGGCTGACTTCATGGGAGCGGCGCATCGTGGCCTTGAGGCACGGCGTGGGGGTGACTACAGGCCGATGGAGGAGCTTGAGGCCGCTCCTGCATTTGTGGCTTCGTCGCCTTCCTCAGACCTCAAAGCGTCCGCCGTATCCCTCCAAGGCCTGTTTGAAGCGTGGTGGCGGGAAGCGAAGGCGGCGGGCCGGTCTCCAAGCACAAAGTATAGCTACGGCAAGTCGGTGGAGGAGCTAGGGCAGTTTCTACGCCATGACGATGCAACGCGGATTAGCGATGCGGACATCGTGCGTTTCAAGGACCATCTGGCAACCTCTCCCAATGCTCGCACAGGTAAGCCGCTGGATACGAGGGTCATCAAAAACAGCTACCTAGCTGGCCTCAAGAGCATATTCGGTTGGGCGGTTGCCAATAAGAAACTCTCCAGCAATCCCGCCAAGGACGTGACAATCAAGGTTGGGAAGCTAAAGCGGTCGCGGCCTCCCGAGTTCACGTCTGACGAATGGCAGGCGATCTTGCTTCAAGCGCTTAACGCAGTGCCCATACAGGGCGAGCCTTCGCAGCAATACGCAATGCGGCGCTGGGTGCCGTGGCTTTGTGCCTATACGGGTGCGAGGGTCGGTGAGATGGTCCAGTTACGCAAGCAGGATTTGCGCCGGGAGGAGGGACGTTGGGTGCTGCGCATCGCGCCTGATGCCGGTGCAGTGAAGGGCGGGCAGTTTCGGGATGTGCCGCTGCATGAGCATCTTGTGGAGATGGGCTTCCCTGAGGTCGTCCAATCGGCCCCTGATCAATGCCTATTCATGTGGACAGGGAGCGGGCAAGCAGCAAGGAATACCGCCAAGAACAGGATGCGGGATGAGGTTCGCCACGTTGTCAAAGACCCCGATATTCAGCCTAATCACGGCTGGAGGCATACCTTCAAGACCGTTGGCAGAGACGCGGGAGTTCCCGAACTGGTGTTGAACGCTATAGTCGGCCACGCATCACAGAACGTTGGCGACAACTACGGGTCGGTGACGATGAAGGCCAAGGCAGATGGGCTGGCGAGGTTCCCTAAGTTCGACTTGAAGGGAACAAAGCCTTAAGTGCTGCCGCTGGGCCGCTGGTCCTGCTTTCTACGGCCCCAGTTGGAAAGACGCTTGCGCTTAAGACCGAACTTCATCGCAAGGGTGCTGTCTACGGATATAGCGCTGGTCACGGCTGCACCTTGAAAACGCGCATACCAGTCAAAATCGATGTGCAACCGCTCGCCCAGCTTTGGCTCTAGGCCGCACGTATTGTCCACACGTTGCAAAAAGATGGTACTTACGAAGCCACGATTGTGGACATAGATATTCCTCACCTCAATAAACAAATTGAGCATATCCCTAGTGTTAGAATCAAGAAACAGATCGACCCCGAGACGCTCCTGAAAATATTGCTCCATTTTGCGTAGTCCGCCGTAGGAAAGATCGTTTACCTTCCTGTCGATAAGATACTCAACTAGGTCAGACTTTGTGCGAAACTGCATCAAATCATCAATCTTAATCGTCTCGGACGACCTTAAAAGCTCAGGACGTTTCTTGATGCAATCCTGAATGATGTTGGAAAGATACCAGAGGAACGAATCGGCGGTCCCTGTTACGAGGTTCCTCGCGTTGAGGGAAGAAAACCGCCCAAGTCGTTTCTGGACGGCATCTGGATTGTCTATTGCTTTCTGATACTCGGCAAATTCCGGCGATGCGGGATCAAGGCCTTTAATGAGCGCTTTGCTTGCACCTATGCGCGTTTCATCGGCCCTCGCTGCCAGCTGTACAGCGAACATGAACAAGTTGAAGATGTCGCGGCAGTCTCGAAGGAACGTATTCAGGCTGGACGTTGCCAGCGAAGTCCTTTCGGGAAAGTACAGCCACGGTCGCTCTTCGCTGTCCGGGTCAGCCATATGGTCAACCTAGCTACGTTGTAAGACCCTCATTACCTGAGTAGCCGACCATCTGCCACCCCTCGAAGTCGCCACCCCCATGTCATTCAGCACATCGGCAATGGCTGTAAGGGTCTGCCCTGCTTGGCGGAGAGGCCCGACGATCTTCATCACCTTCTCGGCTTCCCGTTTGGCCTTCGCTTGGATT
Protein-coding sequences here:
- a CDS encoding ABC transporter ATP-binding protein, which produces MIRFDKVWKTYGEGEAQVHALAGVDLAVERGEFVAIMGPSGSGKSTAMNIIGCLDTPTRGRYDFLGVDAGNLDRRRRAILRNLHIGFVFQGYNLLARTTAVENVELPLVYRGISSAVRRRMALEALDQVGLANRADHTPAELSGGQQQRVAIARAIVTNPTLLVADEPTGNLDTQRSHEVMKLLTDFNREHGLTIAMVTHEADIAEYADRTIRFLDGHIASDRAQAEAA
- a CDS encoding efflux RND transporter periplasmic adaptor subunit encodes the protein MDQRLSTTDTAPITAGSIEAELGLDRKGRSRRWRFWLYVLIVLALLGGAVAYYMRSASTSNTVTFVTAPAETGRLTVEVTATGTLQPLTQVDISSELSGIVRSVAVDENQYVKQGDVLAELDTTRLLAEIDRAKASVKAADAKVADAHTTLTETNAAQVRAAQLTNRGMATEQALEAATAARDRAQAALDAAEANAAIAAAELKLQEADLQKSTIYAPIDGIVLTRSVDPGQTVASSLQAPVLFVIAADLRKMELNAAVDEADIGGVRAGQKARFSVDAFPGRTFDADIRDIAYASVTTDGVVTYDARLEVDNEELLLRPGMTATVEIVTREADNVLTVPSAAFRFRPPVVEESRGWSLEQLFRPPLSRRSRDTRPQRTDGSRPLYILKDGQPQLVYVTPGATDAERTEIVSGLSAGDPVITAIATNTQRTGQ
- a CDS encoding PhzF family phenazine biosynthesis protein → MGEYRYQVLDVFTDAALAGNPLAVVLGAESLDTTAMQRIAREFNLSETAFVLPPDNKAHRARIRIFTPDYEMPFAGHPTVGSAVALAALDGIDTGIFVLEENMGDLRCAVSREGGAYFAEFDLPALPEQVKFAAEPAMIAAALGLDPQDVGFENHRVSAWTAGVPYVAVPVRNLAVAAQARLDNDAWMRIAPTKAVDKVASPYVYTRETVGHDISYHARMFVPGNPTYEDPATGSAAAAFSGAVVHFDKPMDGFSQLWIEQGIEMGRPSRIRLEIETRQGLLQAARIGGNAVKLIEGKLSI
- a CDS encoding tyrosine-type recombinase/integrase; the protein is MAGWQVLLESGPQALSTKQRMAIAADHAKAFLANHEDEPFEAPPAPALPKLPEAGDTAWANLLKQLAPDALEALKVDVREFLRANYGRRSKLAFRLLDKHPALRGVVGADLAAGLEALHGADTDAALKALGLHVDAVTRRLVNLEMADFMGAAHRGLEARRGGDYRPMEELEAAPAFVASSPSSDLKASAVSLQGLFEAWWREAKAAGRSPSTKYSYGKSVEELGQFLRHDDATRISDADIVRFKDHLATSPNARTGKPLDTRVIKNSYLAGLKSIFGWAVANKKLSSNPAKDVTIKVGKLKRSRPPEFTSDEWQAILLQALNAVPIQGEPSQQYAMRRWVPWLCAYTGARVGEMVQLRKQDLRREEGRWVLRIAPDAGAVKGGQFRDVPLHEHLVEMGFPEVVQSAPDQCLFMWTGSGQAARNTAKNRMRDEVRHVVKDPDIQPNHGWRHTFKTVGRDAGVPELVLNAIVGHASQNVGDNYGSVTMKAKADGLARFPKFDLKGTKP